The following coding sequences lie in one Danio rerio strain Tuebingen ecotype United States chromosome 3, GRCz12tu, whole genome shotgun sequence genomic window:
- the LOC560949 gene encoding uncharacterized protein translates to MTSITKMCQRESGIACGRPVTVVDTPGLFDTSLSNEVIQQEIMRCIELSAPGPHVFLLLISIGPFTQEERETLELIKMTFGQNAKSYAMVLFTKGDNLDDSIEDYIEDGDSHVKQLIHDCGGRFHVFNNKQKDLAQVVGLLKKIDKMMWDNKSSFYNDKMFQEAERALRLVQINREKEEEVRQKMEALKAKYESEIKQYKEKLEEEKGKLKVRDLLVMETEHALLRKFKMRQTGEAAATSGTAQTQDQCEPTAHAERKNDDQIEKQENQHSETTGVDREMPEAGRESNKELKKHKRWKGFQSLKRGKKKRKKLEKQLEECKITEASSVEENEEKIKHTATDQQTSEDSPKISKDEKNEEQELLSQHYKEMEDCRQILDEAMRKYKETADMYAAEVKRIEARNAANINNFEKNHGKRCVLQ, encoded by the coding sequence ATGACCTCTATTACCAAGATGTGTCAAAGAGAAAGTGGAATTGCCTGTGGTCGACCCGTGACTGTGGTGGACACACCAGGACTCTTTGACACCAGCCTTAGTAATGAAGTGATCCAGCAGGAGATCATGAGGTGCATTGAGCTCTCGGCTCCTGGACCACATGTGTTTCTGCTGCTCATCTCTATCGGCCCGTTCACACAAGAGGAGAGAGAAACCCTTGAGCTCATCAAGATGACCTTTGGACAGAACGCCAAGAGCTACGCCATGGTGCTCTTCACCAAAGGAGACAATCTGGATGACTCTATTGAAGACTACATTGAAGATGGAGATTCACATGTCAAACAGCTGATCCACGACTGTGGAGGAAGATTTCACGTGTTCAACAATAAACAGAAGGACCTTGCTCAGGTCGTAGGTCTGCTGAAGAAGATCGATAAGATGATGTGGGATAATAAATCTAGTTTCTACAATGATAAAATGTTTCAGGAGGCAGAGAGAGCACTGAGACTCGTGCAGATCAACAGAGAAAAAGAGGAGGAGGTCAGACAGAAAATGGAGGCCCTTAAAGCCAAATATGAGTCTGAAATCAAACAATACAAAGAAAAGCTAGAGGAAGAAAAGGGAAAGCTTAAGGTCAGAGATCTTCTGGTCATGGAGACAGAACATGCACTGTTGAGAAAATTTAAAATGAGGCAAACAGGAGAAGCCGCAGCAACCTCCGGGACTGCACAAACACAGGATCAATGTGAACCTACAGCACATGCTGAGAGAAAGAATGATGATCAGATTGAAAAGCAGGAAAATCAGCATTCAGAAACAACCGGTGTGGACAGAGAAATGCCAGAAGCTGGAAGAGAATCTAATAAAGAGCTCAAGAAACACAAGCGATGGAAAGGTTTTCAGTCATTAAAAAGAggcaaaaagaaaaggaaaaagctTGAAAAACAGTTAgaagaatgtaaaataacagaagctTCAAGTGTCGAAGAGAATGAAGAAAAGATCAAACATACAGCAACTGATCAGCAAACCAGCGAGGATTCACCTAAAATCTCTAAAGATGAGAAAAATGAAGAGCAAGAACTTCTGTCTCAGCATTATAAGGAGATGGAGGATTGCAGGCAGATATTGGACGAGGCCATGAGAAAGTACAAGGAGACCGCTGACATGTATGCTGCAGAAGTCAAGAGAATTGAAGCCCGAAATGCTGCAAACATTAACAACTTTGAGAAGAATCATGGAAAACGCTGCGTGCTTCAATAA